The nucleotide window TGCGGCGATAAATCCCTTAAACGGCGCGCTATCTGGGAGAAACTGATACTCTCTAAATTGATAGCCAGGCTAAATTGCGGGTCATTGAAGCTATTGCTGATATCCCGCAAGCCATTAAGTTGTTCCAGCTGAGCGAAGGCTATTAGTTTAATGAGTTGAAGGGAATTTAGCTTCTTAGCGTACTTATCGACCCCCATACCGGCGGTTAACTGCCAAAAATAGTCGTTAGAAACTGGAGCAAACAGTTGATGAAATGTGGATAATGTGGTATCCTTACCTTGCATTTGGGCCTCCTTATGTTAGAGGTTGGGGCAAGGACTACCCTCAATCTCTAGTATAAGGAGTTTTTTCTTGCAAGGCTAGGTTATTTCAGGAATTTGGCTGTTTTTTGGGCGTTATTTCCCTTGACAAGTTTATTTTTTCTTTATGCAACGCTAGTGGGTGCAGAAGGGGAATTTGTCGTCCGGCCCCGGTTCCTGGCCTTAAAGGAATTTGGACCGCGCAACATTATTTATCACGAAGGCAACAAGTATAAAGTAGTCAGGAGCCTGTTGCCGCCGGGAACCATTGAAAGCCGTTTCTTGCGTGCCAAGCTCTGCAAAGTATGTGGTTACTTCCACGAAGGCGACGATATAAATTTAGACCTTTGTTGCAATTGTGGTACGCGCTTTGACGGTCAGACGAGTGAGTATATTGCCCGCCTTTTTGAAATGACCACCGTGGCTACCCGGCGGGTAGAGCGCATTACCAGCGATGAAGAAGAGCGGGTGCGTGAAGGTTATGAAGTGACCACCCATTACCGTTTTGCCTATGGGCCCGGTGGACCGCGGGTCATCAAGGCTACAGTGGTAGATGCCAGCGGTCAATCCCTCCTGGAGATGCTTTATGCCCCGGCAGCCACCCTGTGGCGAATTAATCACGGCTGGAAGCGTTCACGAGAAGTAGGCTTTACCCTCAATACGGCGAATGGTTACTGGTCCGGTCGCCCGGAGCAGGACGACGAAGAACCCGGGCTTGGCCAGGAAAATATCTTGACCGGGGTAAGGCTCTTAGTGCGGGATACCCATAACATCTTGCTTCTGAAGCTCCCGCGGAATATTATTCAAAATGAAGGTAGGGAAAACGCCACTCTGGCAGCTTTGCAGTATGCCCTGCAGCGTGGTTTGCAGACCTTATTCCAGGTAGAGGAGGATGAAATCGCCTCCGAGCGCATTGGCGAGGGCGAACACCAGGCGATCCTGATGTGGGAGGCGGCTGAGGGTGGTGTCGGCGTCCTGGGCCGGTTAGTTGCAGAACCTGGCGCCCTGGCCCGGGTGGCACGCGAGGCCCTGGTTATTTGTCACTTTGACCCCGATTCCGGGGCTGACTTAAGGACCGGTGAGGACGGATGTGCCTGTGCCTGCTACGATTGTCTCCTCTCTTATTATAACCAGCCGGATCATCCTATTTTAAACCGCCACCTGGCCAAAGACCTTCTTATGCGTCTGACCCGGGGCATCTCCCGCTGTGGTCATGGAGGGCGGGATTACGAACAGCATTACCAGTGGCTGCGGGGATTAACCGATACCCGCTCGGAGTTGGAACGTCGCTTCCTCGATCACCTTTACTTCACTGGCCGGCGCCTGCCGGATTACGCCCAGCGCAACCTGGAGGATATTTACTGTTGCCCCGACTTTTATTATGAGGAAGGTCATGTCTGTGTTTTTTGCGACGGCTCTATCCACGATAGCCCAGAACAACGCGCCCGTGATAATGAGGTGCGGGCAGAACTGGAAGATTTAGGCTACCGGGTAATTGTTATCCGCTACGATCAGGATTTAGAGGCTCAGGTGGCCGCGTATCCGGATGTTTTCGGGGAGGGGAAAGCATGATTAAATTTAGCCCCGGGTCTATTGTCCGCTGCCGGGAGAGGGAGTGGGTGGTATTACCATCGGTGGATGAGGAATTGTTGTTACTACGCTCCCTGGGCGGCAGCGAGGATGAAGTTACCGGTATCTATCTTCCATTGAATGCAGAAATTGTAGAACCGGCCTCCTTCCCGCCGCCTGACCTCCGGCAGTCAGGGGATGCCACGGCGGCCAGGCTTTTGTGGCAGGCCGCCCGTTTGAATTTGCGTAGCGGTGCTGGACCTTTCCGGAGCCTGGGTCACCTGCAAGTGCGTCCCCGGCCCTACCAGATAGTACCTTTGCTCATGGCCCTGCGTTTAGACCCGGTGCGCCTGCTTATTGCCGATGACGTTGGTGTGGGCAAGACCATTGAAGCCGGGTTGATCGCTCGCGAGTTGTTAGACCGCGGAGAGATCCGGCGGGTGGCAGTAATCTGTCCTCCCTACCTCTGTGAGCAGTGGCAGCAAGAACTGGCCAGCAAGTTCAACCTCCAGGCAGTAGTAATCCGTTCGGGTACTGTGGCCCAGTTAGAACGTGGTATACCTCTGGGCAATACCAGTATTTTCGAGTATTATCCCCACTTCGTGGCCAGCGTTGATTTTATCAAGTCGGAACGCTACCGGGCCTCTTTTCTCCTGCACTGTCCCGATTTGGTGATTGTCGACGAGGCCCATACTTGCGCCCAGCCTGCCGCAAAACAGGCGGCCCAGCAGCAGCGCCACGAGCTTTTAAGAGAACTGGCCTCCCACCCCGGGCGACACCTTATTCTATTAACGGCCACTCCCCACAGTGGGGTGGAGGAATCCTTCCAGTCCCTGTTAGCCTTACTTAAACCCCAGTTTGCATCGTTTAACCTGCAGGCCCTGTCGGAGAAAAACCGGGCCGAACTGGCCCGGCATCTGGTGCAACGGCGCCGGGCCGATGTGAAGAAATGGCTGGGGGAGGATACGCCGTTTCCGGAACGGGATTCTTTAGAGGAGGTTTACGACCTCTCCCCCGATTATATGAGTTTATTTAAGGACGTTTATAGTTTTGCCGGTGAGATCGTCCGCTCAGGTGAGACCCTGTCAGGCTGGCGCCAGCGCCTTCGTTATTGGACGGCCCTGGCTCTCCTGCGGTGCGTAATGTCCAGCCCGGCAGCCGCCGAGGCGGCTTTACTGGAAAGGGTCCGGCACCTGGAAGAGAAAGATGCTCTGGGAGAAGAAGACGAAGACCTTTTTACCCGTTATGTTTACGACCCGGCGGCAGAGGAAGTGGCGATTGACGTCGCCCCGGCCCGCGTGGTAGACGAAGGGGAAGCTGTCCTTCCGGAAAATGAGCGTCGCCGCCTGCGCTCTTTTGCCCGGAGGGCAGCGGCCCTGAAAGGAGATAAAGATAACAAAGTAGCCCGGCTGGCAGAAATAATAGACCGCCTTTTAAGCGAAGGTTATCACCCCATAGTTTACTGCCGTTATATTGCCACCTCCGACTATGTGGTTGAAGAATTGAAACGGCGGCTGGGGCCGAAATGGCCGGACCTCCAGGTGATCTCTGTAACCGGGGAACTGGCGGAGGAGGAACGCCAGGAACGGGTGCGGGAGCTGGCAGCCCAAAAGCAACGCGTCCTGGTGGCCACCGATTGTTTGAGCGAAGGGATCAACCTCCAGGAACACTTCAATGCTGTTGTCCATTATGATTTACCCTGGAACCCCAACCGCTTGGAACAGCGGGAGGGGCGGGTAGACCGTTTTGGACAGACTGCGGCCCGGGTAAAAACCGTGCTTCTCTATGGCCGCGATAACCCGGTCGATGGTGCTGTGCTTGAGGTCTTAATTCGCAAGGCAGTCCAGATCCGTCGTACCCTGGGGATTTCAGTGCCAGTACCAGTGGATAGCGAAACGGTCATGGAGGCGGTCTTAAAGTCCCTTTTCCTGCATACCCGTCCCGTCCAGGAGATCCAGCAGCTTACTATCTTTGACCTGGCCCCTGAACTGCCGCAAGTGCACCGGGCCTGGGATCAAGCCGTGGAGCGGGAGCGCGAGTCCCGGACCAGGTTTGCCCAGCATGCCATTCATCCAGAAGAAGTGTTGCAGGAACTGCAGGAGACGGACGCCGTCCTGGGCGACCAGAGGGCGGTAGAATCCTTTATTGTTGCCGCCTGCGAGCGTTTAGGCGCTCCTATACGCCGGGAAAAAGGAGGGTGGCTGCTCGACCCATCACCCCTGCCGTTATCTATCCGGGAACGTCTGGGTGCGTCTGGCCTGCTACGCCTGTCCTTTGATAGCCCGGCGCCGGAAGGGTTTGTCTTTGTGGGCAGGAACCACCCCTTGACCGGCGCCCTGGCTGAGTATCTCTTTAACTCTGCTCTGGACCCGGCCGGTGATGGACAGATCATCGCTCGCAGTGGTGTTATTCGTACTACCTTAGTACCAAGGCGGACGACGCTGCTTTTATTGCGGCTGCGTTACCTGCTGGAAGCCAGCAACCAGGCCGCCCCTCTCCTGGCTGAGGAAGTTGTGGTAGCCGGCTGGCGTGGCCGCCCGGGACAGCTAGAGCGGCTGGAGCAGGAGGAAGCCCTGCGACTATTGGAACATTCCCGGCCAGAAGCCAATGTAAGTACAGAAGAGCGGATGCGTATTCTGCAGGAAACAGCAGGCTGGCTGGAAGAGCTTTCATCGTTACTGCAGGATTTAGCCCAGGAACGGGCGCTAAAGCTACACCAGGCCCATCGCCGGGTGCGCCGCATCACCCGCGAAGGGCGCCTGGTCGTGCGCCCGCAGTTACCTCCTGATATTCTGGGCATATATGTCCTCATGCCGGTCCCGAAGGGGGTAGCAGCTCGATGAATTTCACGTGTATTAGAGTAGAAGGCGGCCTTATACCGGCTGATATACTGGCGTCTATTGGCGCCGGCGAGGCTCCTGGCCAGCAAGCCAGGGATTTTGGTTTGCCCCAAAACCGTCGCCTTACTGATGAGATAGCTGCGGCCTGGAGCGACGCCCGGGCTTTCTGGCAGGCCTTGCAGCGTTCCCTCCTGCGCCTGCCGGCAGACGATCCGGCGACAACACCAACCAGGGAACAGTGGATCTTACCCCTCCTGCGGACCCTGGGGTATGAAGATATAACGTATATGTCAAGGGCAGCGCAGATTGCCGGGCAGACTTACGCTATTTCCCATCGTGCCGGTTCCGCTGAGGATGCGCCGCCGGTCCACGTGGTTGGTTTCCGGGCCGATCTGGACCGTCGTCCTCCTTCGGGCCGCCCCCGCCTTTCGCCCCATGCCCTGGTCCAGGAATACCTAAACCGCTCAGAACACCTCTGGGGGATAGTGACCAATGGCCGGGTGCTGCGAATCTTGCGGGATTCGACGCGTCTCACCCGCCTGGCCTACATTGAATTTGATTTGGAACAGATGCTTGCTGCTGAGAAGTTTAACGATTTTGCCCTTTTATACCGCCTAGTCCACCGCACCCGCCTGCCCCGGTCCCTGGCCGAAGCCCCCCAATGCCTCCTCGAATAATACTATCAGCAGGGCATCGAGGCCGGGGGACGGGTACGGGAGCACTTGCGGGAGGGCGTTGAAGAGGCCCTGAAAATACTCGCCAATGGTTTCCTGGCCCACCCTGCCAATAAGGATTTGCGGCAGCGCCTCCAGGAAGGCAAACTGACACCCCTGGAATATTACCGCCAGTTGCTGCGGCTGATTTACCGGCTGCTCTTTCTCATGGTCGCCGAGGAACGCGGCTTAATAGGAGCCCGGTATGACCCGGAAAAGAGCCGTATTTATAATGAATTCTACAGCGTGTCCCGCCTCCGCAAACTTGCAGAAGGGTACAGCAGCGGTGCCCGGCGCTACTGTGACCTCTGGCTGGGCCTTTTAACTACCTTTCGCCTTTTTGCCAGGGAAGAGCTGGCCTGTCGCCTGGGTATGGGCGTCCTAGATGGTGACCTCTTTAGTGCCCAGGCCATCCCCGATTTAGAGGGAACCCACCTGGCCAATATCGATTTCCTGCAGGCTATTCGCCATCTCTCCCTGTATAGAGAAGGCAGGAACCTGCGCCGGGTCAACTACGCCGCCCTGGACGTGGAAGAGCTGGGCAGCGTTTATGAAAGCCTCCTTGATTACCATCCTGTAGTGACAGCTGGCCCGGAAGGCAGGCTCCAGTTTGAACTCCTCAGCGGTACTGAGCGCAAGAGCTGGTTCTTATTACACCCGCCTGGAACTGGTCAACGAGCTGATAAAAAGCGCCGTCGACCCGGTTATTGCCGAACGGTTGGAGAAGGCAACAACCAGGGAAGAAAAGGAAAAAGCTTTGCTGTCTTTAAAGGTGGTTGACCCCGCCTGCGGCTCTGGCCACTTCCTGCTGGCGGCGGCCCGAAGAATCGGTCATGCTCTGGCCCAGGTGCGTGCTGGCGAAGATCAGCCCGGGCCTGCTGAGGTACGGCGGGCCGTGCGTGATGTCATCACCCACTGCATTTATGGCGTTGACCTGAATCCCCTGGCTGTGGAACTCTGCAAGCTGGCCTTATGGCTGGAGGGACATGTTAGCGGCATGCCCCTGACCTTCCTCGACCACCACATTAAGTGCGGCAACAGTCTGGTGGGAGCAATGCCCGGGTCAATAGCTGCAGGTATCCCCGATGCTGCCTTTGATGCCGTTACCGGAGACGATAAAGAAACGGCCCGGACATTAAAAAGGCGCAATCGCCAGGAGCGGCAGGAGTGGGAACGAGGGCAGATTATTTTTGAAGAATTTATAGCGGCGACGGGGGAGGAGTTTGACCAACTGGCGGCGGCCTATAATACCCTCGAGACCCTGGCAGAAGATAGCTATAATAACGTGCAGCGCAAGGCCGCCATTTACCAGCAAATACGGTCTGCCGACTCGAAATGGTGGACGGAAAATACGGCGGCCAACCTGTGGACGGCGGCCTTTTTCAGCGAAATCAGGCCAGGTGTCCCGGTGCCTACTTTCCAGACCCTGCAGGACTACCTCCAGAATCCCGCCCGCGTCTCCGGGCAGGTAGTCGGCCATGCCTGGGAACTGGCTGTCCGCCACCGCTTTTTCCACTGGCACCTGGAATTCCCCCAGGTCTTTGCTGCCGGCGGTTTTGACATAGTGCTGGGGAACCCGCCGTGGGAGCGGATCAAATTGCAGGAAGAAGAACACTGGGCTGATGATCCTTATATATGCCGTGCCCCCAACAAAGCCGAGCGCACCCGGCGCATTGCTGAATACCGTCGCAGTAACGATCCTAAACTTCAGGCGCGGGTGGCCGCTTTTGACCGGGCCAAGCATGATCACGAAGCCATCAGTAAATTTGTCCGCCAGAGCGGGCGCTTCCCGTTAACGGCAGTCGGCGATGTCAATTACTACGCCCTTTTTGCTGAGCTGGCCACGAAACTCCTGGCGCCCCGCGGCAGGGGCGGGATGGTGCTGCCCACCGGCATCGCTACGGATGACACCTGCAAGCAGTTTTTCAATCACCTGATGGATAACAACCTCCTGACCGGGCTCTATGACTTTGAGAACCGGGAAAAACTATTTCCTGCCGTAGTTTCGTTACAGAAGTTTTGCCTCCTGACCCTGGCCGGGCCGGGCAATAAAAATATAGAAGTGCCCCGTTTTGCCTTCTTCCTCATCCGCACGGAACAGTTGAATGACGAGCAGCGCGTCTTTGCCTTGAGCGCCGCCGATCTGGCCCTTTTGAACCCTAATACCCGCACCTGCCCGGTTTTTCGCACCAGGGCCGATGCCGAGCTGACCAGGAAGATCTACCGGCGGGTGCCGGTGCTGGTGAACGAGCGGACCGGGGAAAACCCGTGGGGGATTGCATTTCTGCGGATGCTGGATATGTCCAACGACAGCCACCTGTTTAAGACCAGTGAAGAACTAAAAAATCAAGGCTTTAGCCTGCGGGGCAATATTTTGTCCGGGATGGCGAGGTCTACCTGCCCCTCTACGAGGCCAAGATGATCCACCAGTACGACCACCGCTTCGGCACTTACGAGGGCGTTGCCGTGGATTCCGTCAGTACTCACCAGTTGCCTACACCAGCGCTGGAGCAGTATGCCGATCCCGGATTTACCGTCCTGCCCCGTTACTGGGTGGAGGAGAGACAGGTACTGGCAAGGACCGCCAGGGTGCCGGAAATGGTTGCGGCGGCTTTGGCTTCAGGGGATGAAGAAGACGCCGTGGAGGCCTTGGCCAACTGGCTGGCTGGTTATAGCGCTAACCATGAACGTAGGGTTGATTTGCCAGCTTCGCTTGGCAAGGGAAGACCCAAATTTACAGTTAACGAACAAGAAGCCCGGTCTATGGAAGAGGAATATCCCCTTGCAAAAGACGATCTCCAGGTAATCGCCGGGGCTAAAAGTGGCCTGGAAGCCTTGATCCAACTTGCGCGCAGGCTAGCACCGGAGTGGTTTTTAGGATTCAGGGATATAGCACGTGCAACAGATGAGCGTACAGCTATATTTAGTATTTTGCCCAGAGTAGGGGTAGGGAATAATGCTCCTTTGCTACTATTTAATGGAGGTAATTCATTTTTAATAACATGTTTGCTTACTAACTTTAGTGTTTTTGTTTTTGATTATATAGCAAGGCAGAAAATCGGAGGGATACATCTCAATTTCTTTCTTGTAAAGCAACTCCCCGTCCTCCCGCCCACGGCCTACACCGGGAAGGACCTAACCTTTATCGTCCCCCGCGCCCTGGAGTTGATCTACACAACCTTCGATCTGGAACCCTTTGCCCGGGATGTGTGGCGGGATGCCGACCCAGCATTGCGGCGGGAGATCATCCGCCGCTGGGAGGATTGCTGGCAGGGGGAACGGCCCTTCGAAATCGACTATAAAAAACCGGACTTCCAACTCTACCCCTACCGCTGGAACGAAGAGCGCCGCGCCCTCATCCGCGCCGAGCTGGACGCTTACTACGCCAGGCTCTACGGCCTCACCCGGGATGAGCTGCGCTACATCCTGGACCCCCAGGACGTCTACGGCCCGGACTTCCCCGGCGAGACCTTCCGCGTCCTGAAAGAAAATGAAACCCGCCGCTACGGCGAGTACCGCACCAGGCGCTTGGTTTTGGAAGCATGGGACAGGCTGGTTAAAAAATAACTTGTCTATCCTATTGTATTTTATAATAACTTATAATATCTTATAGGAAGAGGTATAATATGACTGCCTGGATAGTTCTTCTCCGTAAAGCTGCTAAGGAACGTAGGGCCGGGAAGGAAGGGCATGGCTATATCATCTCCCACCATGCTTTTCGCAGGATGGGTGAACGGTGCATTGCGGAAGAGGATATTTTGCGGTGCGCGCTGGAGGGAGAAGTATTAGAAACCCAGGATCATGGCCGGGACCTCAAGGTTCTAGTTCAGGGAGTTGACGGTGAAGGCCAGGAGTTTTATATGGTGGTGGCCCTGAGTTTCCCCCGACCGGTTATCGTAACTGTATGCCGCTTCCGGGAGGAAGCCTGGGAGGATTTAGGGCCTTTCAAGAAAAGGCGTTAGGAGGATTAACTAATGCAATGTTATGTCTGCGGTGGCGAAATGAAAAAAATCAAGAAAGACGTGGAAGCTACCTGGAAAGGTCGCACCATTATCTTTCGAGGTATGGATGCCTGGGTATGTGAAGCCTGTGGGGAACAGGCTTACGAACCGGAAGACGTGCGCCTGATGCAGGGCCTGATCCAGGGCACCCTTAAACAGGCCGAGTATCCAGAAATAATGAATGTCGAGGAAGTGGCCGACCTGCTGCGGGTAAGCAACCAGACGGTCTATAATCTGGTCAGGAACGGCAAGCTGCCGGCCACTAAAATCGGGCGGGAGTGGCGCTTTTCCCGCACGCAAATTCTAGCGTTAGTTAAAGGAGAAGATTTTTTCGAGCAGGCAGTAGGTTTAGCAGCTCGTGAGGTGGGGGGAAGCGGCATCTCTGCCAATGACACTGAAATAATTCAAAAACACCTGGCCGAGATGGGTCAGGTAAGGGGGTAGGCATCTTGTCCTTACCTCCTTTTCATTATGCACGGGAATTGCGTTTCCAGCTCAAGCTTTCCGGTCCCGTAAACCCCTGGGAGGTTGCTGAGAGACTGCAAATTAAAGTTTCGGAAGAGCCCCTGGATGCTGATGGTTATCTTCTGCAGAAGAATAACAATACCCGCATCCTTATAAGCAAGAAAATTGACTATAAACCTCGTAAGCGCTTTACTATAGCTCATGAGATAGGCCATTTTTACATACCCCATCATCAAGCGGAAATTTTTCGTTGCTTACCGAAAGATCTCCAATCCTTTCGTACCAATAAGAAAATAGAGAATGAGGCAAATGAATTTGCGGCCGAGTTTCTTTTGCCGGCAGTCGAAGTAGAGAAATACCTTAAACATCCACCTGACTTTAATCTCATTAAAGAAATAAGCGAAGTGTACGGCACCTCTTTAGCAGCAACTGCGATAAAAATAATAGAATTAACCTCTGAGAAGGCAGCAGTAATCCTTTCAGAAGCAGGGGAAGTTAAGTGGTTCGTTAAATCCAAAACCTTTCCCTACTGGATTAAAAAAGGTAGACTTCACGAATGGACTTATGCCTACGAATATTTTGTCCAGGGAACTTTATCTTCTGGGCCACAACAACTACCGGCAGTTGCTTGGTGCCAGGGGGCGCCAAAAGATGTAGTAATAGTGGAAGAGTCTGTAGCCTTTGAGCGTTTGGGAATGGTGCTAAGTCTTTTACGAATACCAATTAGTGAAACGGAAGATGATTTAGACGACAATTTTATTTAACTATAAGGTAGTTCGAAGTAGTTCGAACCCGGCGGCATGGCGTCCACGATTTTTCCCTGGCCGCTGCGCACAACAATCAAGTTGAAGTGCTATTTCTTCTCATACAGCAGATTACGTCTCTATCTTTGTCGCGGCGGACAAAAAGCAAGTTTACCCCTTTCCCCAGCATGAAAACCTTTACATCCCACTAGGTACCGCCCACGGCCTGGTCTCAAGGTTTACTCCTCGTTTTAGGACGCCCGACAGGCCCCGGCCCCGCGCTCCGCTGTAGCCGGCCTCCGCCCGGCCGCTTCTCCAGCACGGCTTCGTCTTGTGCCGGTCGGGGGCCAAAGAACGGCGTCCCCTGCGTGGTAGTTGAAATAAGACAGGTTTCCCTTTTCACCCAGGGCGTCTAACGGTGCCCGGCCAGTTCCTCCCGAAGTGTGGGGTGTATTATTTTCTGTAACATTTTTACGCCAAAACCATGTCGCCATGTTGTGGTATAAAAAAGAAAAGATTTTGGATGATTGAGGCGACTGCCGATGTTAAATCCAATGACAGGAAAACCCTTTGCATGGGATGAATACTATTCAGCAACTGACACAATTCTTATCTTTGGCCTGGAAAACGACTTCAGCGCCCAGATTTGTGATGTGGCCGCACAGCTTAATGTAAAAGTATATGAATGCAGTGTTATTGAGGACCTGATAGCAATACCAGCGTTTATGGCAATTGTAAATCCTCAGGAGATAAGTCAGGAAGACGCGGCACTTCTTTTTGAGTTGTGGCAGGAACACGACTCAAGCGAGTTTAAAGTTATATTTGTCGAGAAGCCATGTTCGCACTGGCCGTCGCCGCTGCCGTCATGTGTAAAAGTTGATCCTGGATTGTTTGCAGACCTGCAGAAGTTGCGGTTGAGCATCCTCAAACAGAAAACGTCTGCAAATCGCCAGGAACGTATTGCCAGGCAGTGCGAAGAACGGATTTCCCGTATCCTGATGATATTGAAAAGGCTTCAAAAAGGGCCTGTTAAGACCAGGGAACTGGCAAAGGAGTTTAAGGTTTCTGTGCGCACGGTCCAGCGTGACATAAGAATTCTGGAACGCATCGGCAAGCCAATCGGCTATGATGAGCAAGAGAAGGCCTTTTTCCTTTTAACTAGAGAAAGGTTATGGGAGTAAGAGCCAGGAATAGGTTCAACCGAAGGAGGCTTCAAAAATGGATAATGAAAGAAGAAAGGAGATAATCAAAAGGTGGTCTAAAGTTGATCGTTCTAAGATTCGGGTTGTAACATCTCCCGATGAACTATTAGAAACATTTTTGTCTGCTGTCTTTGGTGTTAAACGCATGCTGGTAATCAACACGGATGCTAAAGGCAAAGAACATGTGCTCCGGGTATTGAAAAAATTTGCCAACGACCAGGGACTGGAATTCAGAATTTTTAATGCAAACGGGGCAAATGTTGAAGATATCAGAGGAGATTATCATCAACGCAAGAAGCCTCTCTACTGGCCTGAAAACCAGGGGATGATTGTGGTAGAGGGCGTCAATCAGGAAACGGATAAAGAAGTATTGCGAGCTTTTCTATATATGGCGTGCATGCCTTACGGCAAGGAACGCTTAAAACCGGATCAATTGCCTTACGGCTCGGGCTTTGTCTTTCTGGCATACAATGATTTCCCGGTTGAGCGTTTTGCCTCAATAACTGCTTATTTCGGGGACGAATACAAAAGCATTACCTGGCCCCCGGCTCCTTATACGAAAGAGCGAGTGATTTATGAAACGAGGGTGGCTATGCAAAATATTGGACAGTTGTACCAGCAGCCGTTCATTAACTGGAGAGGGGAAACAAGGGATGCGAGCCAGCAGTTGTATACAGAATTGATTGCAGAAGAACTTTTACAGGCAAACATAGCAAAAGATTCGTTTTAAAAGGTTTAAGATTACTCGCAGAGAATTAGAGGAGCAGCAAAGCACGGTATTCAAACACTTTTTGCTTTTTGCACAAGCCCGCAAACATAGATTTTATGCGTGCCTTCGGAGCCCTCGCCTATAAACCTTTGACACGCACAATGTAGATCTAAGGTTGTATTTTTCATCATTAAGTTTTACAATAAATTTAGAGGTAAAACAAAAGAGAGGTGAGGGTTAATGCCGATGGTGAAGATTTCCGCTAAGGGTCAAGTGGTTATCCCTGCTCATTTACGCCAGAAATATGGCCTCCAAGCACCTGGAAGGGCCATAATTACAGAGAAGGAAGGTCAAATCGTTATTACCCCTGCCCCGGCTGACCCGGTTAGAGGGGCGCGAGGCATGTTGAAAGCAAAACAATCATTGACAAAAACCCATACCGCCTATAAGCGGGAAGAACGTAAATTAGAGGAAGACCATGAACAGCAGTTACCATAAAAATTTTGTCCTTGACGCTTATGCTGTCATTTGTTACCTGGAAGACGAAACTGGAGCTGATGAAGTAGCTTCGCTACTAAAAAAGGCCGGGGATAACATCGTGCGGCTATTCATGACGTGGATAAATTTAGGTGAAGTATATTACCGGGTACACCGGAAATATGGGGAAATAGAAGCTGAAAGGGTCTTGGAAACGGTAAAAAACTGGCCAGTGGAGTTTTTGGCAGGTGACGAAGATTTAACGCTGGTGGCCGCCAGAGTAAA belongs to Moorella humiferrea and includes:
- a CDS encoding ImmA/IrrE family metallo-endopeptidase, with translation MSLPPFHYARELRFQLKLSGPVNPWEVAERLQIKVSEEPLDADGYLLQKNNNTRILISKKIDYKPRKRFTIAHEIGHFYIPHHQAEIFRCLPKDLQSFRTNKKIENEANEFAAEFLLPAVEVEKYLKHPPDFNLIKEISEVYGTSLAATAIKIIELTSEKAAVILSEAGEVKWFVKSKTFPYWIKKGRLHEWTYAYEYFVQGTLSSGPQQLPAVAWCQGAPKDVVIVEESVAFERLGMVLSLLRIPISETEDDLDDNFI
- a CDS encoding HTH domain-containing protein, with protein sequence MLNPMTGKPFAWDEYYSATDTILIFGLENDFSAQICDVAAQLNVKVYECSVIEDLIAIPAFMAIVNPQEISQEDAALLFELWQEHDSSEFKVIFVEKPCSHWPSPLPSCVKVDPGLFADLQKLRLSILKQKTSANRQERIARQCEERISRILMILKRLQKGPVKTRELAKEFKVSVRTVQRDIRILERIGKPIGYDEQEKAFFLLTRERLWE
- a CDS encoding AbrB/MazE/SpoVT family DNA-binding domain-containing protein: MPMVKISAKGQVVIPAHLRQKYGLQAPGRAIITEKEGQIVITPAPADPVRGARGMLKAKQSLTKTHTAYKREERKLEEDHEQQLP
- a CDS encoding type II toxin-antitoxin system VapC family toxin — translated: MNSSYHKNFVLDAYAVICYLEDETGADEVASLLKKAGDNIVRLFMTWINLGEVYYRVHRKYGEIEAERVLETVKNWPVEFLAGDEDLTLVAARVKASCALSYADAYAIAAALKNNAAIVTGDPEIKNASVKMGFPLTWLGQGNPK